Proteins encoded within one genomic window of Meriones unguiculatus strain TT.TT164.6M chromosome Y unlocalized genomic scaffold, Bangor_MerUng_6.1 ChrY_unordered_Scaffold_35, whole genome shotgun sequence:
- the LOC132651898 gene encoding LOW QUALITY PROTEIN: uncharacterized protein LOC132651898 (The sequence of the model RefSeq protein was modified relative to this genomic sequence to represent the inferred CDS: substituted 1 base at 1 genomic stop codon), giving the protein MGQTITTPKSLTLQHFKEVRGIAHNLSVQVRKGKWDIFCSSEWPTFDVGGPXDGTFNLDIILQVKAKVMNPGPHGHPDQVPYIITWESLAKDPPPWVKPFLPPPCLKPTHSAPPLPPPLVPTPVNSTVYPVLMKPTPEKDPSHKKTPPVLPADDGPLLDLMTEQPLPYRGPNPAQEPGEATARGGPQGEPPSSPVAGCLRGRQEVTPDSTSQALLLRMGPDSQLQYWPFSASDLYNWKNNNPAFSKDPSRLSALIESILVTHQPTWDDCQQLLQTLLTTEEKQRVVIEARKNVPGDDGQPTQLSHRIDAAFPLERPDWDFSTERGRERLCQYRQLLMAGLRGAAKRPTNLAQVKLVTQKSEESPSAFLERLKEAYRVYTPYDPDSPDQATNLAMSFIWQSAPDIRRKLERLDNLRENTVQDLLKEAERIYNKRETQEERDERLKREAEERENVREQKRNKEFSRLLATVVTEQRQSRQDLGGRSGP; this is encoded by the coding sequence ATGGGACAAACTATCACCACCCCTAAAAGTTTAACTTTGCAGCACTTCAAGGAAGTCCGTGGCATCGCCCACAATCTCTCGGTGCAAGTGCGGAAAGGAAAGTGGGACATCTTCTGCTCATCTGAATGGCCCACCTTTGATGTGGGCGGGCCATGAGATGGCACCTTTAACCTAGATATTATTTTGCAGGTGAAGGCCAAAGTCATGAATCCTGGGCCCCATGGGCATCCAGACCAAGTCCCTTATATCATCACGTGGGAATCTCTGGCCAAGGACCCCCCACCGTGGGTGAAGCCCTTCTTGCCTCCCCCTTGCCTAAAACCCACTCATTCTGCCCCCCCTCTCCCGCCTCCATTAGTTCCTACCCCAGTTAACTCCACCGTTTACCCAGTCCTTATGAAACCTACTCCAGAAAAGGACCCTAGCCACAAGAAGACACCCCCGGTCCTGCCGGCGGATGATGGCCCTCTACTGGACCTGATGACCGAACAACCCCTTCCTTACAGGGGCCCAAACCCGGCACAGGAACCAGGGGAGGCAACTGCCAGAGGGggaccccagggagagccccCCTCGTCCCCGGTGGCGGGATGCTTAAGGGGAAGACAAGAAGTCACTCCCGACTCCACATCCCAGGCCCTACTGCTACGGATGGGGCCTGACAGCCAGCTCCAATATTGGCCCTTTTCTGCATCTGATTTATATAATTGGAAAAATAATAACCCTGCTTTTTCGAAGGATCCCTCTAGGCTCTCTGCATTGATCGAGTCTATTTTAGTGACtcaccagcccacctgggatgattgccaacagctgCTCCAGACGCTGCTGACCACTGAGGAAAAGCAGCGGGTTGTCATAGAGGCACGTAAAAATGTTCCAGGAGACGATGGACAACCCACCCAGCTGTCACACAGAATAGATGCGGCTTTTCCCTTGGAGCGACCGGATTGGGACTTCTCCACTGAGCGTGGTAGGGAACGCCTATGTCAATATCGCCAGTTGCTCATGGCGGGTCTCCGTGGGGCCGCAAAGCGCCCAACTAATTTGGCCCAGGTTAAATTAGTGACTCAAAAGTCTGAAgaatctccctctgccttcctagaaCGCCTCAAGGAGGCATATCGTGTGTATACTCCCTACGATCCAGATAGTCCGGATCAGGCAACTAACTTAGCCATGTCTTTCATTTGGCAGTCAGCCCCAGATATTAGACGGAAGTTAGAAAGACTTGACAATTTAAGAGAGAATACAGtgcaggatttgctgaaggaggcagagcgGATTTATaacaagagagagacacaggaagaaaggGACGAAAGGctgaagagagaggcagaagaaagggagaatgtCAGGGAGCAGAAGAGAAATAAAGAGTTTAGCAGGTTGTTGGCCACTGTAGTGACAGAACAAAGGCAGAGTAGACAGGACCTGGGAGGCCGTAGTGGTCCCTGA
- the LOC132651899 gene encoding LOW QUALITY PROTEIN: uncharacterized protein LOC132651899 (The sequence of the model RefSeq protein was modified relative to this genomic sequence to represent the inferred CDS: inserted 2 bases in 1 codon; substituted 2 bases at 2 genomic stop codons), with protein MCLLQGKRALGPRLFQEAKGPPKGTSKTQASDQFAQSGRLGPIIFLVDTGAQHSLLTTSPGPLTDKSAWVQGATGGKRYRWTTERKVQLATGKVTHSFLHVPDCPYPLLGRDLLMKLRAQIHFEGTKAHITGPQGQPLHVLTMHLQDEYRLEPEKPESXDVTSWLEKFPLAWAETGGMGLAIHQPPLVIALKASATPVSIKQYPMSHEAYQGIRPHIQRLLDQGILVPCQSPWNMPLLPVKKPGTGDYRPVQDLREVNKRVEDIHPTVPNPYNLLTGLPPRYVWYTVLDLKDAFFCLRLHPKSQSLFAFEWKDPELGISGQLTWTRLPQGFKNSPTLFDEALHRDLADFRVHHPTLILLQYVDDLLLAAETEKECKEGTEALLRTLEILGYRASAKKAQICQRQVTYLGHQIKNGQRWLTEARKQTILGIPEPKNPRQLREFLGTAGFCRLWIPGFAEMDSXFTWGDEQQRAYASIKEALLTSPALGLPDLNKPFELFMDERQGYARGVLTQKLGPWRRPVAYLSKKLDPVASGWPPCLRMVAAIALLLKDSGKLTMGQPVTILAPHAVEALVKQPPGRWLSNARMTHYQALLLDTERVKFGPVVALNPAMLLPLPEGPEVHDCLQILTEVHGTRPDLTDQPLSEADFTWFTDGSSFLDNGERRAGAAVTTETEVIWAKALPPGTSAQRAELIALTQALRMAEGKKLNVYTDSRYAFATAHIHGEIYRRRGLLTSEGKEIKNKTEILALLEALFLPSRLSIIHCPGHQKGDSLEARGNRLADMTAREVAMQGNSEAPRFMTIDLAMAEAHFRPVWPLQQTWDLIKYLHQLTHLSSKKMKTLLDREENAHYLLGKDKILQEVAEECTACVRVNASRNKIGAGVRVRGHRPGTHWEIEFTEVKPGLYGYRYLLVFIDTFSGWAEAYPTKHETARVVTKKLLEEIFPRYGMPQVLGSDNGPAFVSQVSQSVATLLGIDWKLHCAYCPQSSGQVERMNRTIKEILTKLTLATGAKDWVSLLPLALYRARNTPGPHGLTPFEILYGAPSPAAHFFDSGIASFADTPSLQAHLQALQLVQWEVWKPLAAAYREQLSQPAVPHKFQIGDVVWVRRHQTRNLEPHWKGPYTVLLTTPTALKVDSIAAWVHTSHVKAVTPEQPPDASDSGTRWKLHRASPDWGTPEVVYTPGSSAPQLEGRRPIVPGCRNGIERADLHGQAGIYVCPGSHRNKNLNYKCGWANDYFCASWSCETTGDTYWAPSSNWDYVTVKRKDRQPRATPNCTTKGWCNPLLIQFTEQGKKAPWTTSTRGFEWGIRLYMHGWDLGLTFKLKLKKTSPTTASVGPNPVLQEPSLPRPPPRPTSPPSTSVSSPSSARLITGPTMQPQRPGSGGRLLDLIAGAYQVLNRSDPHLTQECWLCLVSTPPYYEGLAIMGNFSNHTTPPATCYPSVQHKLTLSEVSGQGLCVGAIPAASQPLCNSTAPLTSGSYYLAAPNNTLWACNTGLTPCISAQGWNDSSEFCILIELWPKIVYHEPEEVYRHFEKGTRYPREPLSLTLAIMLGGLTVGGIAAGIGTGATALSATHQFLQLQQAMHADLQALEESVSALEKSLTSLSEVVLQNRRGLDILFLQEGGLCAALKEECCFYADHTGLVRDNMAKLRERLNQREKIFNERQSWYESWFNKAPXFTTLVSSLMGPLIIILLILLFGPCILNRLVQFMKDQLSVIQTLVLTQQYHQLKQLETEIDSP; from the exons ATGTGCCTACTGCAAGGAAAGAGGGCATTGGGCCCGAGACTGTTCCAAGAAGCCAAAGGGCCACCAAAAGGGACCTCAAAGACCCAAGCCTCAGACCAATTTGCTCAATCTGGAAGACTAGGG CCTATCATCTTCCTGGTGGACACCGGAGCCCAACATTCGTTACTCACCACCTCACCGGGACCCCTAACTGACAAATCAGCATGGGTTCAAGGAGCAACCGGAGGAAAGAGGTACCGTTGGACTACCGAGAGGAAGGTACAACTCGCCACCGGTAAGGTAACTCACTCCTTTTTGCACGTCCCTGATTGTCCCTACCCCCTGCTGGGGAGAGACCTACTTATGAAACTTAGGGCACAAATCCACTTTGAGGGGACTAAAGCCCATATTACCGGGCCGCAGGGACAGCCCTTGCATGTGCTAACCATGCACTTACAAGATGAGTACCGGCTCGAGCCTGAGAAACCTGAGTCGTAGGATGTGACTAGTTGGCTAGAGAAATTTCCCCTGGCTTGGGCGGAGACTGGAGGAATGGGTCTCGCCATTCACCAACCGCCCTTGGTGATTGCTCTAAAGGCATCTGCAACTCCTGTCTCTATCAAACAATATCCAATGTCACATGAGGCCTACCAGGGAATCAGACCCCACATTCAGAGACTTTTAGATCAGGGCATATTGGTACCGTGCCAATCTCCTTGGAATATGCCTCTCCTTCCAGTCAAAAAGCCAGGAACAGGAGATTACCGCCCAGTACAGGACTTAAGGGAAGTCAACAAAAGAGTGGAGGACATACACCCCACAGTCCCCAACCCATACAATCTGTTGACTGGGCTTCCCCCAAGATATGTTTGGTATACAGTCCTGGACCTCAAGGATGCTTTCTTCTGTTTGAGGCTCCACCCAAAGAGCCAATCTCTTTTTGCCTTTGAGTGGAAGGATCCAGAGCTGGGAATATCGGGCCAGCTTACTTGGACAAGATTACCACAGGGGTTCAAAAACAGCCCCACCCTTTTCGATGAAGCTCTACACCGGGACTTGGCTGACTTCAGGGTCCATCACCCTACCCTAATTTTACTCCAGTATGTGGATGACCTCctcctggctgcagaaactgagaAAGAATGTAAGGAGGGAACAGAGGCCCTTTTGAGAACTTTAGAAATTCTAGGATACAGGGCCTCAGCCAAAAAGGCCCAGATTTGCCAAAGACAAGTTACTTATTTGGGACACCAGATCAAAAATGGGCAAAGGTGGCTGACCGAGGCACGGAAACAGACAATTTTGGGAATTCCAGAACCCAAAAATCCGAGGCAGTTAAGAGAGTTCCTAGGTACGGCGGGGTTTTGCCGCCTCTGGATCCCGGGGTTTGCAGAGATGGACTC CTTCACTTGGGGGGATGAACAACAGAGGGCCTACGCATCAATAAAAGAGGCCCTGCTAACTTCCCCTGCATTAGGATTGCCGGATTTAAACAAGCCCTTTGAGTTGTTCATGGACGAGAGACAAGGGTATGCTAGAGGAGTCCTAACTCAAAAACTTGGACCTTGGAGGCGTCCGGTTGCCTACCTGTCTAAGAAACTCGACCCAGTGGCCTCAGGTTGGCCCCCTTGCCTACGGATGGTGGCTGCGATCGCCCTCTTGCTCAAGGACTCTGGCAAACTGACTATGGGGCAGCCGGTAACTATCCTGGCTCCACATGCGGTTGAGGCCCTGGTAAAACAACCTCCGGGCCGATGGCTCTCTAATGCCCGCATGACTCATTACCAGGCTCTGTTACTAGACACTGAGAGAGTGAAATTTGGTCCTGTGGTAGCCCTCAACCCAGCAATGCTGCTTCCCCTACCAGAAGGTCCAGAAGTTCATGATTGTCTCCAGATACTTACAGAGGTACATGGCACCCGACCTGACCTAACTGACCAACCCCTTTCGGAGGCCGACTTCACCTGGTTCACCGATGGGAGCAGTTTCCTGGACAATGGAGAGCGGAGAGCAGGGGCTGCGGTCACCACCGAAACTGAGGTAATTTGGGCCAAGGCCCTACCACCTGGAACCTCAGCGCAACGGGCCGAACTCATCGCCCTGACCCAAGCCCTCCGAATGGCGGAAGGTAAGAAGCTAAATGTCTATACAGACAGCCGTTATGCCTTTGCTACTGCTCATATCCATGGAGAAATATATCGAAGAAGGGGACTGCTTACCTCCGAAGggaaagagattaaaaataagaCGGAGATATTGGCCTTGTTAGAGGCTTTGTTCTTACCCTCGAGGCTGAGCATTATTCATTGCCCAGGTCACCAAAAGGGGGACAGCTTGGAAGCCAGGGGCAACCGCTTGGCGGACATGACAGCCAGGGAAGTAGCGATGCAAGGAAATTCAGAGGCTCCCCGCTTCATGACCATAGATCTGGCCATGGCAGAGGCCCACTTC CGACCTGTGTGGCCCCTACAACAGACCTGGGACCTGATCAAGTATCTCCATCAACTGACCCATCTTAGCTCCAAAAAGATGAAAACCCTCCTGGACAGAGAGGAAAACGCCCACTATCTGCTAGGTAAAGATAAAATCCTACAAGAAGTAGCTGAAGAATGCACAGCATGTGTCCGAGTCAATGCAAGCCGTAACAAGATCGGTGCGGGGGTCAGGGTCCGAGGACACCGCCCTGGCACTCATTGGGAGATAGAGTTCACCGAGGTGAAACCTGGACTCTATGGGTACCGGTACTTACTGGTATTTATAGACACTTTTTCTGGGTGGGCAGAAGCCTACCCTACTAAACATGAGACTGCCAGAGTTGTCACCAAGAAACTTTTAGAAGAAATCTTCCCTAGGTATGGAATGCCGCAAGTACTGGGCTCTGACAACGGGCCTGCCTTCGTCTCCCAGGTAAGTCAGTCAGTGGCCACATTGTTGGGGAttgattggaaattacattgtgcataCTGCCCCCAGAGCTCAGGGCAGGTAGAACGTATGAATAGAACTATTAAGGAGATTTTAACCAAATTAACGCTTGCAACTGGCGCTAAGGACTGGGTATCCCTCCTTCCCCTAGCGTTGTATAGGGCTCGAAACACTCCGGGCCCCCATGGGCTCACTCCTTTTGAGATTTTGTATGGCGCCCCGTCACCAGCTGCCCATTTCTTTGACTCTGGAATAGCCTCCTTTGCTGATACCCCCTCTCTTCAAGCTCATTTGCAGGCTCTACAGCTTGTGCAATGGGAGGTTTGGAAGCCTCTGGCGGCCGCGTATCGAGAGCAGCTAAGTCAACCTGCGGTCCCGCACAAATTCCAGATTGGAGACGTGGTTTGGGTACGGCGACACCAGACAAGGAACCTGGAACCACACTGGAAAGGACCTTACACTGTTCTGCTGACGACACCCACAGCTCTGAAAGTAGACAGCATCGCCGCCTGGGTCCACACCTCCCACGTCAAGGCCGTCACCCCTGAGCAGCCGCCTGACGCCTCGGACTCGGGAACCCGATGGAAACTCCACC GGGCCAGCCCCGACTGGGGAACCCCCGAGGTCGTGTACACTCCGGGGTCAAGCGCCCCCCAGCTAGAGGGCCGTCGCCCCATAGTTCCGGGCTGTCGCAACGGGATTGAGAGAGCAGACCTACATGGTCAGGCAGGGATCTATGTCTGTCCGGGAAGTCATAGGAACAAAAACCTCAACTATAAATGTGGGTGGGCAAATGACTACTTTTGTGCCTCTTGGTCCTGTGAAACTACGGGAGACACCTACTGGGCTCCCTCCTCCAATTGGGATTATGTAACTGTTAAGAGAAAAGATCGCCAGCCACGGGCGACCCCCAATT GCACTACAAAGGGGTGGTGTAATCCCCTGCTCATTCAGTTCACTGAGCAGGGAAAGAAAGCGCCCTGGACAACTAGCACCAGGGGTTTTGAATGGGGCATCAGGCTTTATATGCACGGATGGGATTTGGGCCTTACCTTTAAACTCAAACTTAAAAAGACCTCACCCACAACTGCCTCTGTGGGACCCAACCCAGTCTTACAGGAGCCCTCGCTACCACGACCTCCACCCCGGCCAACATCACCCCCAAGTACTTCCGTTTCTTCCCCCAGCTCTGCTCGGTTAATTACAGGCCCCACGATGCAACCTCAGCGACCTGGGTCAGGAGGTAGGCTCCTCGATTTAATAGCAGGAGCCTACCAGGTGCTAAACCGCTCCGATCCCCACCTGACTCAAGAATGTTGGTTATGCCTGGTTTCTACCCCACCCTATTATGAGGGATTAGCTATAATGGGCAATTTCTCTAATCATACCACACCGCCAGCAACTTGCTATCCCTCTGTGCAGCATAAGCTAACCCTGTCAGAGGTATCCGGGCAAGGACTTTGTGTAGGGGCCATACCCGCTGCCAGTCAGCCACTTTGTAATTCCACTGCCCCTCTTACCTCAGGAAGTTATTACCTGGCTGCCCCCAATAATACCTTGTGGGCCTGCAACACTGGCCTGACCCCTTGTATATCAGCCCAAGGCTGGAATGATAGTTctgaattttgtattttaatcgAACTATGGCCTAAAATAGTTTACCATGAACCAGAAGAAGTTTATAGGCACTTTGAAAAAGGGACTCGATACCCTAGAGAACCTTTGTCTCTAACCCTGGCAATAATGCTGGGGGGACTAACGGTTGGGGGCATAGCCGCAGGGATTGGGACTGGGGCCACCGCCCTATCAGCGACCCATCAGTTCCTACAACTTCAACAAGCTATGCATGCCGATCTACAGGCGTTAGAAGAATCAGTAAGTGCCTTGGAGAAATCCTTGACCTCACTGTCTGAGGTAGTTCTACAGAACCGTAGAGGGCTAGATATCCTCTTTTTGCAAGAGGGAGGACTATGTGCGGCTCTAAAAGAGGAGTGCTGTTTCTATGCCGATCACACCGGACTAGTCAGAGACAATATGGCCAAACTTAGAGAGAGACTTAATCAGAGAGAAAAGATCTTCAATGAAAGACAAAGTTGGTATGAAAGCTGGTTCAATAAGGCCCCCTGATTCACCACTCTTGTTTCCTCTCTCATGGGCCCCttaattataattcttttaattCTACTTTTCGGGCCTTGCATTCTAAATAGGTTAGTTCAGTTTATGAAGGACCAGCTCTCCGTCATACAGACGTTAGTGCTAACCCAGCAGTATCATCAACTCAAGCAGCTGGAGACGGAGATTGACTCTCCCTAG